The Oncorhynchus nerka isolate Pitt River linkage group LG12, Oner_Uvic_2.0, whole genome shotgun sequence genome contains the following window.
ctgcctacggacctattaacccacgctgcctatggacctattaacccacgctgcccATTAACCCAGGCTGCCTACGGACCTATTAACCCACGATGCCTACGgacctattaacccacgctgcctattaacccacgctgcctattaacccacgctgcctacggacctattaacccacgctgcctattaacccacgctgcctacggacctattaacccacgctgcctacggacctattaacccacgctgcctacggacctattaacccacggacctattaacccacgctgcctacgggcctattaacccacgctgcctacggacccattaacccacgctgcctacgGACCCATTAACCCACGCTACCTACGGACCcattaacccacgctgcctacggacctattaacccacgctgcctacggacctattaacccacgctgcctacggacccattaacccacgctgcctacggacctattaacccacgctgcctacggacctattaacccacgctgcctattaacccacgctgcctacggacctattaacccacgctgcctattaacccacgctgcctacagacctattaacccacgctgcctacagaccgacctattaacccacgctgcctattaacccacgctgcctacagacctattaacccacgctgcctacaggcctattaacccacgctgcctacagacagacctattaacccacgctgcctacggacagacctattaacccacgctgcctacggacagacctattaacccacgctgcctacggacagacctattaacccacgctgcctacggacagacctattaacccacgctgcctacggacagacctattaacccacgctgcccTACGGACAgacctattaacccacgctgcctacggacagacctattaacccacgctgcctacggacagacctattaacccacgctgcctacggacagacctattaacccacgctgcctacggacagacctattaacccacgctgcctacggacagacctattaacccacgctgcctacggacagacctattaacccacgctgcctacggacagacctattaacccacgctgcctattaacccacgctgcctattaacccacgctgcctattaacccacgctgcctattaacccacgctgcctacagacctattaacccacgctgcctacAGACCGACCTATTAACCCATGCTGCCTACAGACCgacctattaacccacgctgcctattaacccacgctgcctacagacctattaacccacgctgcctacggacagacctattaacccacgctgcctacggacagacctattaacccacgctgcctacagacctattaacccacgctgcctacagacctattaacccacgctgcctattaacccacgctgcctattaacccacgctgcctattaacccacgctgcctacagacctattaacccacgctgcctacagaccgacctattaacccacgctgcctacagaccgacctattaacccacgctgcctatTTACCCACGCTGCCTACAgacctattaacccacgctgcctacgggcctattaacccacgctgcctacagacagacctattaacccacgctgcctacagacctattaacccacgctgcctacagacctattaacccacgctgcctacggacagacctattaacccacgctgcctattaacccacgctgcctattaacccacgctgcctacagacctattaacccacgctgcctattaacccacgctgcctattaacccacgctgcctattaacccacgctgcctacggacctattaacccacgctgcctacggacctattaacccacgctgcctacggacctattaacccacgctgcctacggacctattaacccacgctgcctattaacccacgctgcctacagacaggcctattaacccacgctgcctacagacagacctattaacccacgctgcctacagacagacctattaacccacgctgcctacagacagacctattaacccacgctgcctacgggcctattaacccacgctgcctacagacctattaacccacgctgcctacagacctattaacccacgctgcctacggacctattaacccacgctgcctacggacctattaacccacgctgcctacagacctattaacccacgctgcctacagacctattaacccacgctgcctacagacctattaacccacgctgcctacagacctattaacccacgctgcctattaacccacgctgcctacggacctattaacccacgctgcctacggacctattaacccacgctgcctacgggcctattaacccacgctgcctacgggcctattaacccacgctgcctacggacctattaacccacgctgcctacagacctattaacccacgctgcctattaacccacgctgcctacgggcctattaacccacgctgcctatgggcctattaacccacgctgcctacggacctattaacccacgctgcctacggacctattaacccacgctgcctacgggcctattaacccacgctgcctacgggcctattaacccacgctgcctatgggcctattaacccacgctgcctatGGGCCTATATGCTTGCTTCAGGATACAGTTCACATCTCTACTAAATTCTTGGCGGACCACCAGACATCTTTTTTCCATTCCTGCACTGGTAGAACTTTTGGAACTTCAGAACACTTTTGGCAGCATCACATACTTCTCCAGACTCCAATCCTGTTCACCCATAGTCCCTGGGCTGAGTGGGCCTATATTTCGGCGTAAGGATACTGACTTCGGTGGTGGTGAACTGGTCTCTGAGGAAGTCCAGGTCTTCCTCCAGGGAGTCTAGGTTGCGTGATGCGGTCGCTAGGTTCTTCTCCAGAAGAGACTGGGCCTCGTCGATGTCATACTCCAACATCACATTGGCCTGGgtgaggggatagagggaagaAAGGGAGGTTAGAGTATGGAATGCTAGTATATTGTAGTTTTTACTATTGCTTGCTTAATGGTTCCTTCCTAGGAGAAACTGGGAATTTTCCCTAACAAGGCTCATTCTAGCCTTCATTTAAGAGGGGTGGGAGGTGGGTCAGTCCAAAGAACATCACTTTTGATATACATGCACAGGCCGAGGAGGATCAATCCCAAAGTACTCACCCCTAGCCACAAGCACACTTTGTCGGTGGGCGGGACTGACGCCTTGCAGTAAACGTTGTCAGCCAATAGGAAGTGTGTCTCCATCGGGTCTGTGGTTTCCTATTGGACGAGAGGAGCGGGAACACATGTTGAAACCCAATACTCTACCGTGGTTTCCTGTCCTCAGTCCCTCCCCCTCTGAAGGCTCTGGATAAGCAGCGTAGTTTCCACCATATTGCTTACAGGTCTGGAAACATTGAACAGTTAGGgccgaggaggaggagtagggagaAAACGGGGACGGGCTGGCAAGGTCTGAGGACAAGACAAAGTAAGTAAACCCCACATATTTGTTTGTTTACCTTCTTCTTCTGCATGTGTCGTAGGATTTCTAGAGTCTGCTTGATCTGTGGGATCTGGCTTTTCAACCTGAGGATCGCAGCGAGAAACACCATAGAAGAAGAATTAGAATCATTGTATTACATCTCAGCGTTTCCTTTAGCCGCTAACTGCTGGCTATTGGCTGATAAAATAAATGGAgggaaaaaaaaacataaataaaacTGTAGCCTTGCCGGGGCTGCATATCATAGGCTACATCCCGATTTCATGCGTCGGCACCATTCCCTCACTCCTTGCATGTTGCTGCGAGAGAGTGTGCGCGCACGAGCGAGAGCGCGCACGAGCGAGAAGCCTTGGGCTACTGTTGACCGGAGGAGGctgcatttttttattttagtaaAATGAAAGTTAGAGATGCCTATAGTCGGCGATTCAGATGTAGGAATTGATGCCTAATTtatgacattttcagcttccaggaattgtgtatagatccatgcgacatggggccgtgctgAAAcatgatggcggcggatgaatggctcGTCAATGAGCCTCAGGATCCCGTCACAGTATCgctgtgtattcaaattgccaacaataaaatgcaattgtgtttgttgtccgtagcttatgcctgcccataccataaccccacagccAACATGGTGCACTCTGGTCACAATGTTGACTTCAGCAAACCGCTCgtccacacgacaccatacacacGGTCTGtgattgtgaggccggttggacgtacggCCAAATTCCCTAAAACGATGTTTTAGggtgcttatggtagagaaattaacatgaaattctctggcaacagctctggtggacattcctgcagtcagcacgccactcaaaagttgacacatctgtggcattgtgtgagaactgcacattttagtggccttctATTGTCCACCAGCACAAGGTGgaatgtgtaatgatcatgctgtttaatcagcttcttgataaatGAAGCAAATGAAGGAAACTAAACAATGAAATAATGTAGACAACACCAACTGAAGGTAACTAACAGTACATTggcagtggaatgtgttgttaTTAGACCTACTGACAGTCTATCCTGATAGTAGCTAATATTTAACATGTTAAAAATAGGAAACAAAGTCGGGGTATTCTAGAATTCAGAAATTAAGTTAAAATGCCGTACAATTTAAATTCTGCATAAGGATTTCATAAACATTACTTTGGGAAAGTTGATATGCTTCAGTTTTGCtgccatatgactggtttcacatttgtctctAGCGATTagaaggtaaaatatatatatttttaaaatatttattatttaactaggcaagtcaattctgatttacaatgacggcctaggaacagtgggttaactgccttgttcaggggcagaacgacatttttaccttgtcagctcagggattcgatctagcaacctttcggttactggcccaacgctctaaccactatgcccCTGATAGACCTAAAAATAAGTGTCAAGATTTGAATATGCATAGAGGGGGAAAAAGGGAATTTACATTCCATTTATAAGGCGCTTATCTCAGGTCAGAATTCCCCAGAGGGGGAAGCCTACAGGGGGAATGTCCTCTGTATGGACAAGTGTTAATATTGTAGTGGACAAAGATGAGAAGAGCGTTGGCATGGCTACTGTGCAACTTCCTTTTTAGGTAGGATGCCATTTTGGAActtcatttttttttctcatttataATCATCCGTTTCATCATCGTTGTAGGCGTGTTTATTAATCTAAACATGTTTTGCTTCATTCTGTTGAGACATCTGTTGGCTAAATGAAGTTTGATCTGTGTTTTTAAATTGTGTGCTCCGTATTTAGTTTAACATAGGCctgttgtaaaaaataaatatcatTAGCATATTGCTGTCATTTTTTGGGTATGGTAGGCACTAGTCTTTCTTGGTTAATGCTGCAATATAGCCTGTTCAAAACCTATTGTGAAGGTTTACACCAGTTCGCAAGTGTTTAGTTTTGTTCTGTTGAGTCATTTTCTTTGGCCAAATACAGTTCCAACTGTAATGGATTTGTCGCAATATATATCCTGCTCGTATTTTCCCTATAAACAATGGCTCGACATATATTACCGATTAGCCTATTATAGCCtttcccttctgatgaccaggtggccgCATCTCTGCAATGCTGAACCTAAACAATCCCagagctaagaaccttggcgtgatcctggacaacaccctgtcgttctcaactaacatcaaggctcGACTTACTTTTGATATTACCTTAATAAAGTTTAGGTGTGGTTATTAGCCTATTATACTGCCTTATGATATGATATGAAGGCAGTGCGCACCAGTGCTCCAACCTACTCTGACCGTTGAACTTGAGGAAGAATGTTTTAGGCCTACCAGAGTTACTCCTATAATCTAACAATATAATGCTTCTTTATTTTAAAAATTAAAGATAGAAAATTAACAAATTCGCCTCATTCCTGTACACCTACATCTGTATGTCCGACAAGGATAAAGAAATAATGTTGGTATCGTAGCATGCCGCcagcatatttctctctctctggggcctAAGCTGGCCTTCCTTTATATTTATGTAATATACAGTGGAGACCAACGCCTGAAGGCCTATATTACGGTGTTGGCACATATCACTagctactttaaacaatgctacctaatataatgtttacataccctacattattcatctcatatgtatacgtatatactgtactctatatcatctactgaactagaagcacaagcatttcgctacactcgcattaacatctgctaaccatgtgtatgtgacaaataaaatttgatttgatttgaacgccTGAAGGCCTATGGATGCAATACCCTGATGCATTTAGTGCTCAAATCGCTGACAGCTGAACCGTGTGGAGGACGATTGTTGTTTTAGGAAACAATAGGCTAGAAAGTTGTCCATATGATACACATGGAAACACGAGGAATAGTGTTTTTCTAATAGGCTGTTAAGGACCCGTAAAATGTGGCTAATTTGGCAAATATCCCACGTTTATTGATGCTGCTGGCTGGGTGGAAGCCCAAATGGGTTACGCACCCAATGTATAAGGGTGACCAGTAAAGTTCTCAAAATGTCCGCtaaatttaaatatttttttctgttaaattcccatgtaccgaatGAAAAATACTAGTTAAATAGGTTTCCATTACATTCAACTCTATTGATGGGTTTGTCACAAAACAAATATTGCGCTATATAGCAGATGTGCCCAATCTGATCTTGtactgatagataggcctagtgcacggttctgactggtGGCCGACCTGCCACagttccccttccctccctcccgtctGTCCCTTACTAGCTCGTTATGAAATATGCAAGTGTTTGTCTTCTCGGAAGTACGGCAACTAATCAGTCTCCTTACGTTCCAAAAACACTGAATCTTATTAAGGAGTTTACATTTTGACACTCAGAAATGGGAGTCGACGTGTAACGAGTCGAGGAATCAATTATTTGGAGTCGACTCTCTCCACCACTACGTTATCATCGTTAACAGTTGGGAAAATGGCAGAGAAGGGCATGCGACGGCAGAGAAGCCCTGTACACAGGGAGGCAGTGCTGCCGCAGCGCAGAGGAGTGACCGTCCCCCCTCACTTTTTTCAATTTAAGAATACACAGAGCAGGTGAAAGTATTTCCGGATAATTTATTCTGCTAAATTAGATTTAAATCATAAAATTCCATGAAAACGATAGAATGCCAAACTAAATACATATGTAGGCTATAGCAGCCTATGGGTGGGTAAATTGTGGCTTCTTCCCTGTCTTctttctggtggtggtggtgcgaATACTGAATAACTGTAGGCGTGTGTGCAGAGGTACGTCGGTCAGAGGCTTGACCACTTTGAGCGTGACAAATCCGACGTATcaagaacagacagagacagaaaactcGACCAGGGCTTGCTAAAACAGCTATCGACCATGCACAATGCACCTGAACTCACCCGATTGTCCAAGCTGAGCTTATAGAAACGTACCACCTCTATGGCGTATGCAGAAAAACTGATCCACCGCCTGAACGTTAATCACACCAACGAGATCTAGGATCCAAATTCACAGCGTGTCTGCCTTGATGTTCATAGAACTCCACGGACTCTTGCACAGTGGAACCCAGAATGAAATGGGAAAAGGGGAGAcccagtcagttgtacaactgaacacattcaactgaaatgggtcttctgcatttaacccaacccctctgaatcaaatGGAaccacagaggggggggggggcatatgtACCACAGAGGGGTGCGGGGGCATATGTGCCACAGAGGGTGCGGGGGCATATGGGGGGGTGCATATGTACCACAGAGGGGTGCGGGGGCATATGTACCACAGAGGGGTGCGGGGGCATATGTACCACAGAGGGTGGGCGGGGGGCATATGTACCACAGAGGGTGTGGGCGTGGGGGCATATGTACCACAGAGGGTGTGGGCGTGGGGGCATATGTACCACAGGGGGTGCGGGTGGGGGCATATGTACCACAGGGGTTGCGGGTGGGGGCATATGTACCACAGGGGGTGCTGGTGGGGGCATATGTATCACAGGGGGTGCGGGTGGGGGCATATGTACCACAGGGGGTGCGGGTGGGGGCATATGCACCACAGAGGGGGATATGTACCACCAAGGGGTGCGTGTGGGGGGCATATGTACCACAGAGGGTGCGGGTGGGGGCATATGTACCACAGGGGGTGCGGGTGGGGGCATATGTACCACAGGGGGGGTGGGGGCATATGCACCACAGAGGGGGATATGTACCACCAAGGGGTGCGTGTGGGGGCATATGTACCACAGAGGGGTGGGGGGGCATATGTACCACAGAGGAGTGCGGGTGGGGGGGGCATGTGTGACCAGTTGGTTACGGTGTTGTTCTTTCAGCACCATGATTTGAACAGCGCTCAAATGGATCAAAATAGTATTCAAGACCTGTTACCTACAACTCATAGTCTTACTCATCACTTACTATTGGTTAATCAATGTCTCCCGATATCAAAATGATTTATTAGTATTTTACAGGACCAAATGTAATAGCATATAGGTCTACTGTAGCATAGTATGACTATAATATGTTACACCAAAAACACCTCAGTCATTTATTATACGAAGCTGAATAGTACCTTTTTTCTTTTCATGTGGCCAAAACCCAACAGTGTGATCAACTAGGCAGGAGATATGCTTTGACTGAAACAAAATACAAAAGCTACTAGTTTGTTAACACCGTCCGCTCTGATTCACTGACAAAGCAGTACTTCAAGAAGACCTGCATATTCCCATCAAACTGATTGAGATCAAGCAAATGGTTGGCATGCAGTTTGATGATTTCACCGGTAAAAATGTGATACCAAATTTCAAAATAGGCTATGGCTAACTTTGTGTTTGAGGgtattaaaaaaaatgttattttcttAAGACACTGTGTGGTGTCTCAGACGTTGCAATAGGAGGATGCATTTTATGCATAGGCCTACTCTACAATGACATTGAATAGACTACATCTGTCTGTAAAAACTTTGAGAAATTATGATGTcaattttttttttgcattcCCTCACCTAAAAAAACCCAACAACAAATAGAACTAGAACACTGCCTGTATGGCAATACTTTTGAGAAGTTAAATAAGAAGGAATTGCAAACTTTGTGTGGTAGAATTGAGGTACACTAATGGTAGCACAGGTGCAAAGTCCAACCAACTGAAGGAACATACGTGAAACCTAAACCGTTACCGGCAGTAGAACAGCTGCATTGTGAATTCATGTGGAATGTCATGAATTTCTCTTATCGCTTTAATGTTaaaccattattattattattatttttaaagttTAAACGATAAGAGAATGTTTCCATTTGTCACATTCCTAATATAGGTGCACTTCACTAGGTAACGGCCCTGCTACACTCTAGCTCTTGCTTTCTTTGAAAATCAACGAAAATCGCTACACTGCCCGTGTTGTGCTCGCGTTGCATCACGTTCAATGACAGCGTCCAAGCGCAAGAATCGCAGAGGATCAATTGTCGATAAATGATGCGCGCCTTTATTCAATCTTGTTAATTTAAAGAATGAGAAGTGGTCTCGACTTTACACCACTTGTTGTTTTACTAAGATGAATGTAGTCAAGAAGCTACTCCTAGCTAGCAGATACTTGACTCAGGGGTCACGTTAGAGTTCAGAAAATCTATCCTTTTCATAACGCTCACCATCACAAAATCACgttttaaaccatttcacctgcATTTTATATTTAAAGTCAGTTTTTTTTTATTCAATAGAGTGATCACGAATGTGCAACTATAGTTTTCTTTCACATAAAATATATTAGTGTAACACATTCGCAGAAAATAGCTTAATTTTCATCAAAAGACAATTAGTTTACACTGAAAAAAGCAAGGTAATTTTGCAAAACCAATGCATTGccatcatatttctaatgtttatca
Protein-coding sequences here:
- the LOC115123648 gene encoding prefoldin subunit 3-like, whose translation is MATTIDSSNAVQATSKKHLGIPEAIFVEDVESFMKQPGNDTADAVLRKLDEQYQKYKYMELNLAQKKQRLKSQIPQIKQTLEILRHMQKKKETTDPMETHFLLADNVYCKASVPPTDKVCLWLGANVMLEYDIDEAQSLLEKNLATASRNLDSLEEDLDFLRDQFTTTEVNMARVYNFDVKRRSKDNLLKSVKKS